AAAAAATGAAAGGAGAGAAAGCATTGAAAGAATTATTTATAAATAAAGAAAATAGAAGAATATCAAATATAATATCATTTTTTTTCTTTGCTTTTTCCTTTCTCTTTGTAATTTTTGTTAATGTTTTGGTTGCAAATACTCAACCCTCTGTACCTATAGGACTATATATTAAAACAGGAAATAAAAATCTAAAGAAAGGCGATATTGTGGTTTTCAGGCTAGATGAGAAATATAATAAATTTTATAATTCTAAAAATAACTTACAGCCAATGAAGACTATACAAGCCACATCAGATGACATTGTTTTCATCAAGAATAATCAAATTTATGTAAATAATGAGAGTTTTGGAGAAATCCTGCCTATAGGAGTAAAAGCTGATTCTTTAAAAATAAAAAAAGACTGTTTTTTCTTGTTATCCAAAAAGAAAAACAGTTTTGACAGCAGATACTACGGTCAAGTATGCAAAAAAGATATTTATTATAAAACAAAGTTACTTTATGAATGGAAAGGGAGCATTTATGCACGATAAGAGAACACCTTATATAAAAGGTGCAATGTTTGAAAAAGCAGACTTAATGCTGATAGATAGTGCTACTTTATTAGGATTTCTAATTAATTTAAAACAATTTAACAATAGCATATTATCTAGTTTTAGAGATGTCGGGAAAAAATATATAGAAGCAGAGAAAGAAGTTAAGAAAAAAATAACTTATAAACAGGCAAAAACAGAGGAAGAAAAAAAGCTAAAAAAGGAAAAAAGAAGTAGAAGAGAAAGGGAATTATTGAATTTATCAGGACTTTTAAGATTAGCAGAAATATTTGATTATGATAATGAATTATTATTGGGATATTTACTGCAATTTAAAAAGATAACCCCTGAAAATAAAAAAATATGTAATGAACAAGGGATTTTATTTTTTGAACAGCACAAAATGCAAAAAGAATATAAAAAATTAGAAGCAGAAAGAAAAAAAAGAAAGCAGGAAAAGGAAGAGGAAAACCAAAGGAAAAGAGAACAGATAAGGGTTGCAGAATATCAAACAGAAGAAGAAGAAAAAATTTATAAAAGAAATACTGTAATAAGATAAAATTAACTAATTTTATGAGA
Above is a genomic segment from Sebaldella sp. S0638 containing:
- a CDS encoding S26 family signal peptidase; its protein translation is MKELFINKENRRISNIISFFFFAFSFLFVIFVNVLVANTQPSVPIGLYIKTGNKNLKKGDIVVFRLDEKYNKFYNSKNNLQPMKTIQATSDDIVFIKNNQIYVNNESFGEILPIGVKADSLKIKKDCFFLLSKKKNSFDSRYYGQVCKKDIYYKTKLLYEWKGSIYAR
- the traD gene encoding conjugal transfer protein TraD, which codes for MFEKADLMLIDSATLLGFLINLKQFNNSILSSFRDVGKKYIEAEKEVKKKITYKQAKTEEEKKLKKEKRSRRERELLNLSGLLRLAEIFDYDNELLLGYLLQFKKITPENKKICNEQGILFFEQHKMQKEYKKLEAERKKRKQEKEEENQRKREQIRVAEYQTEEEEKIYKRNTVIR